The window ATGAATACATACACAACGTCCGCCTCCGCGAAACACGCGACAGCTTTGCCTTTTTGTCCTCGAGTTTTGCCTACACGAAACGCTTCGTGTTTAAGATAATTAAAGTAACTTATCGCACgtatatctctcttctctcttctctcttctctcttatctttatACTTCGTTGACTTGGTACACGCTACATTAATCTCTCGAACAACTCCGAAGAATTTTGGTTCTACCATTCGACTCGATCTTTCTGGAAATAAGAAGACGTTCGATCGTGTACGATGTCGTAACGAAAAACGATTTTGTTGTAGATATACGTCTAAGGATaatggataaataaatcgGCGATAAGATTTTCGAAGCTTCGTCGTATTTATTATGTCACTGTATATTTCCGTCGTATCAAACGTTTAATATAAACGTTTCTATATAAGCTATGACGTTCTGTACTCTAATTAAAGTATTCTTAATGAATTCCTCGTCGAAACGAAACtaactatatttctttcatttacatGATATAATAAACGCGTGAGATAACTCAAAAGTAACAACGTCGAgctagtgtagtagtagtattaatgGCGGTGGTTGTAGtagtactaataataatacgacCGTAGTACTTGGAAGTCTTCgactttatgtatatacaggtTACATCCAAAGAACGTTGTTTTGATCTcgaagaaaaacatattttaaagATCGTGCTGTATTGTCTTGGAACTTGGAAAACAAATCAACGTCTCGAGATAATATTATAGCGGAATACGtactacgagagagagagaaagagagagagagagagagagagagagagagaaagagagagagagagagagagagagagagagagagagagagagagagaatgaatttcaatgaaataatttacacTATTGTAAATCCGGACGAACACTCTCGTCTTGTGGTATCctttataacgatatataaaaagaataaaataaaaaagaaaaagaagaaaaactctTCATTGTTTATCTTCAAACTAATCCATAGTTCGTTGTCTCCGTTATATGAAAGCATCGttctttgttcgttcgttctttcgttcttcgaaCAATAAACGAAGCGatgatacaagaaaaaaaaaaggatgtcGATCACTGTTCGATTAGTTATTCGTCCGagatatctttcttattttgttgCAAAGGGAATAAAATCATTCACTTCCTCTGTTTGTCTTCCTCGGGATGAGCGGCAATGTAATCGAGAGCTCTCAAGATGGCTTCCGGTACAGGTGGTGGAGTTGGCAGATGTTCTCCTTGAGGTTGGAATCCGTTTTCATCGGCGACGTAGTTTAATGAAATTGGAGTACCATCGGGACTTGGATAATTGAATGATCCTTGCACGTAAAGGGCATATTCGCTTTCGGAATCCTTTTGCGAGCTCTTCCTTGGCTCGCCTTGTTCGTTAACGCGGATACCATTTCCGGTCTCAAAGCTGTAAGAGTACGAGCCGTCTGGTTCAGGCCCGTTTGAATTGTGATAGAGAATCGGTACtacttcatcttctttcaACGGAACGCCTGCGGCTAGCGCGACGAGGATCGCACAAACGGTGACTTGCTGAAATTATATTTGCTGATAATGAcagataatgaaattttcaatcgacTATTGTAgtctataaatacatacgaCTATAAATACGACAACGATCGATAATCTTAAAGGGAAACGCTTAGGATAACGCGTTTTCCATtgaatcgatttatataaaaacttacTGGTAATGTTATTTTAACAATCCATTGattatatcgtaattaattataccgtaattaatttgttattctcgagtgtcattaaaaaaaaaaaaaaaaaaaagaaaagaaagaaaaaaaaactaatcgTCGTTGAAACAGTTAAATACATTGTAAAATGTTGAATTAATACATATCACGACATGAGATATCactgaaaaaaatgaaagaaaaaaagaaaaaaaattgtcttattactttctttactTACAATCGCAAATCTCTTCGCGAACAATCCAATTTTTGAACTTACCAAAGCGTGCATGTTGACTACGGTTGTTGTCTTGTTATACTATCGTCTGCGAAGACGCGCTTTTATACTATATGCCTGCCGAAACCTCGCAGGATCCGAGGACCTCTCCCTCTCATTGATAGATTTCTGCCTGATGATTTGACAGTGGCCAATGTTACGACATTTTCGACGAAATCTATGAAGAGGGGCGACCGTGGCGTCGACCAACCGCGATATACCAggtcttcttttctcttattggTGTAACCTTTCGTCTTTtacaattcatttatttaaattaatattaatacatttaattcaacaaaattgtaatcgtttaacacgttcgttcgtttacaaATGCGTGTACGTTTTTGctcgttatctttttatacgtattttatatatatatatatatatatatatatatatatatatatgtaaaagaaaaaagagaaaaagatacgataaataaaataattaaatgttattattagatatcgaTCGTCCCATCCTATCGATTggacaataaatttttttaatataaatacaaataaatagcCTCGAATTAAACGTACATAAATCACGTAGAGGAGTCATCGAGAAACGAGTACTTATACGTAGACGTTGATATAAGTATAGGTAAGTTAACACAAACGTGTTGTCTTTAATGCATACGTTGACCCGACGATCATCTCTTTACGcgaatttttcttactttacaTACGTTATAAATTCAACCGTGTAACAAATTTGTGTGAAACCTTGACGGAGTTTCCGACGAACGCCGAATATcaagttttatttatctcgaacGTCTATCTTGGCTATATATTTCGTCTAGTGTTCATAAAAGTACGAAATTAGCGGAGATTTTGATcgcgtaaaaaggaaaaagaagaagaaaaaaaaaataattagacagttaagaaaaaagaagaagaacgaacgtgcgcgtaaaaaaagaaaaaaaaaagaaaaaaaataaaaataaagacatTACTCCGAcgattcaaataatttcacattaatttgtaatgtaaaaaaaggaaagaaataagaaaaaaaaaaagaaaaaaaaaagaaaaagaagacaaaacgaGGATTGACGACGGGTCACAACAtagaattctttttcgttctttctttcatttttttttatctagaaAATTACAAATCCGACCGAGAGATCTTTGTCTATGCAAACACTATTATCGCACggagatttataaataaaacgctTTAAGAGATTCGAACGTGTGCGAAATAAACGAGACTCGTTGTGTAATGACtgataatcaaaaaatatctatgtcTATAGAATCTACGACGCGTTATATCACGTTCATCTAACGGGAACGACGTTAacgcttcttttttatattttttattatttttttgctaaacattttcctttccgttttttttccttcttcttcttcttcccacccgtaataataattacacgtCCGACgtctaaagaaagagaatcattaggttcgaagaagaataacgtaagaataaaaagaacgaaaaggacTCTGTGTCATGTCGTTGAAGTGTCCTTTTAACCTGAAGCCACTCAATTTCTTCTATTAACGGTACACGAGAATAAGGAAAGTCTTTGACGAAAGCGAAGTATCGCCGACGCACGAAGTCGAAACGAAAGTTAAGCTTGCTCTTCTCGCGAAACAATATTTCAGTTGCAACGTTCGCTTCGTGCCTCTTCCTTCGAGGCATCGCCTTGATTAATGAAGTTGGGCTCTCTTCTCTGTGCGAAGAAATGACTTGCTTCGACGTACCACGAATTCTCTTCTTGCCTCGACAAAAGGGTTTTCCATAATGGTGAATAAATAATTCCCTttgaatgtatatatctacgcgCCGTGACATTCAAGAAAGGAGACATCCAAGTGAAATATCTTATCGAATtggaaaggggaaaaaaaagaacaacaaaaaataaacaaacaaagagaaaagagaaattacaagaaaataaaaagaaaaaaagaaaaatgaaagatattcaTCGCCAAAGCTCAAAGTTCAACCATCTTTTAAAATCCTCCGATGAAAAATTTCCTCGCTCGAGATAAATCGTCCTATTGATCTGTCGTAAGAAATCTCATGgaagattttttttgaaaattacgaaaatataGTTAATGCATTTCCTAGAAACGCATTCGTCCGTCATCTATCTGTTAACTCGCGTGAACTCTAGTAATATCTAGCATTACCACCGGTAAGGTAGATCCTAGAATTTCATGAAATAGATTATCTAGTTGTTATCGAGATAAAAGTTAGAAAATTCATAGGTATACCTACGGAGCAGAATACTCGATATCCGAACGCccgaaatttcattgaaatgaCATATTACGTCAAGAActaagataaattttaatcttatcGCGATCTTCTATGTGAGTCCGATCTAAGCTATATTAATACGTTAAAAGTGGATTttgtcgaagaagaaaagtaataaaaaataagttccTTCGAATGATATAACTACaaatcataaatttctttcgaaataattttccttccatatatatatatatatatatatatatatatatatatacacacacgcacaaaaatagaaaaatcgacGGTTCTTCTCAATTAACATGTCGTTACATAAAGTTTTAACACCAACGGTTGAACGTTCCTAGACATTGAGTAAAAGTGATGGAGAAGTGCAATAGATCGCGCCACGTTAGAACATAATTGCAATAGAAATTAGATGCTgcgttattatcttttaatctaGACAAGCTACCTCGTCAAAATTCACGCATGAAGCACGAAAGTGtctaaaacaaatatttcgttgaaattattcatCGAAGAGATAAATCATAAACATTAATGATCGTCATTTAGCAAAAtcattggaagaaaaaaaaaaaagaagaaaataagtaaataacgtAGTAAAGAACAAATACAACGACGAAAACTATCCATAGCTTCTCCACAAAATAGAAGTGATGAATTGTCATAAGCTGTCGTATGAGAATCTTTAATCACCGACTGCGTAACACTCGTTGAAGCAACTTAAGTGAGTTCGACTCATCTGCCTCGTGAAAGTAAAAATGCCGCGTATTCAGGTTAGCCGGACGACCTCCGTTGTAAAAATTATGGTGCTGCTTATACCATTCGAAGGAGGGACCTACTTTAACAGGGAGACTCTCCTTGCCTCCTACTTGCCTTTCGTTCGAAATTGTCGATGCTGGTGATCTCGCTTGGTACCATCCGCAATACAAAAAGGAATTACACGGAGTCGGTGGTCCATGTGTCAAGTGCATCGTCTTGTCTACAATCCCTTTAAAGGGGAAGATAAAAAGTACCGCGTAACTGGCATCGTAAATTTGTGAGGATAACGAGCCAGCCATCTTGAAAGAATCTCGAGCGTCCGccattttttttgatatttcttttttctcttgtttcttatttcttatattcttcATCGTAGAAACATCATATTTAAAGTTCACCGAAAGTTTCTTTATCAGTTTATTATCCTTACACTTTCACGGCTACAAATTAACCGACGAATTATCTTGACACAATTATTACGAGACGAACCCAATTGGGtatcttcttcgttcgataattCTTCGGTTATGTCCGTCGCAAACGATTATTGCGTCAGGGAGATAGCCAAGGGCTGTGACGACACGTTAATACGAGACGAATCGATCTTCCTCGGcgtttcgttcgataattgttttttatctcgtttttttatctcgttaaatCAAGTCGAAATCTTCGGACAAAAAAGGAACCTTCGtctaaaattatttgcaattgTAAAGGGCTACGATGGCGAACGATTACTAACTATGAATgacgttaaatattatttatgatgttctcttttcgaaagaaatctgTCTGACCCtgtacaataatttataaattatcaatacGAACGATACTAACACGCGTTTTATATTGCGAAATAGTCAAAGCGTGGACTTGATTTAGTAAGGACGTTCCAACGGAGTTAGATATACATTGATATACATTATGCAAATTTTGACCTTAGAACGTAAATAATagttcattttcatttccatttatggcattttatcttttttatgtatctttGCATTATGTTATCATGTATCTTTAATTATCTTCCTGTCCAAAATTTCAAAGTACAAGAATCTTAAATTAtacgttataaattaattattatgtaaaatattactatttcgCACGCGCTCttagaaaagacaaaaaatgacgaaagaagaaaaaaaagtaacttaaccgactttttcttttatttttttcgatccaCCGGCAGCCATCGACGGTTCTTACAAGTTGTGCAAATTACCCCGATCAATTGTTTCGACATAAATTCTCAATGagtaaattcattttctttttttgcgaaTTCAGTATCCCAAGCGTggtaaaatcgaatcgattgcAAATACGACAATTAACGTTCAAatatacgtctatatataaaattgaagcGCGTGTTAAATGTTCTaacgatcgtagaaaaaactttctttcgatGTATTCATTCTATACTaatttgagaaagagagaaagagagacgcatgtatttacatagtaatatacatatatatattataattaattatgttatatatatttaaaaaatttctctagcgtaatatctgtgtgtgtgtgtatacatttttcttcgtagaaaTCATTTCGATCGGTTATATGTATCTCTGATAAAACGatgaataaatgaacgattaaaaagaaaaggatatatgcgatatcgataatagattaaaaatgattaccgAATATCCTTTAAATCCTTTCGGCTTGTGTTAACTCGAAGACGAGGTGTTTTCACGCATAAAGCTTGAAGGCTATGCGCCGTAGCCCGAAGCAGTGTTACTCAAATCGAAAGTCTTCGCTAAATAATCTTCTTAAATTCCACCGACGAGATACCAGCCGTACTAAAGACTCCTTCGAAAATGTGATAAGCCATGGACGAgctatgtaattttttttctcgaggaTTCTTCATTCTCAGTTCGTGTTTATCCTACTTAGTATAACGGAATCGGGAGATCAACGATaacgttatattttatcatggGAACGTTTATTAACGACGactattttaatcttttttgcaAAATAGAAAACAGCTGTTCTTTCATCGTTTATATCAAGTTTCAAGaataatgaaaggaaaaaagaaagaagatatttataaaatttttaatcgaagaaagaagaaatgaagatccaaaaaaaaaagtaaatggtTATATAATAACCTCGTTATAATAagttataatgtaaatttataagcGACTCGTTCGAGTgacgtatttttattactatatattctTATGTAAACTGCAATAAAAggaagggggagaaaaaagaaaggaaaaaaaagccCAAGCCAAGCTATATGAGCGcaatattaacatattataaatatgtatttacaggTCGACATTCGAAAAGTTCCcttttagttttttaaatatcttcatCGTCATCTTACTCGCGGTAGTTGAACGTGTTTATTTCGCGTTTAAGCCATCTTACATGATATCATCGGCTTTTAATAGAAATCATTCTTTTTGATTATCCCATTCgtacggaaagaaaaagagagaaaagataaaaataaaaggtaaaataaaaaagaaaataaaaaacaaaaaaaaaggacaaaagatattttcttatgcATCTGCACACAGTTATTATCGTCGTGCGTTTAGCGCTTAGAGAATCCAAACACGACGTACGCATTTAATTTAGCAAGCAATCGTCGTCCTCGTTTGATGTCTTCCATTCTTACGTCTCTCGATCATGCTAATTCGTAATGATGTCATTCTTTCAAGATAATCGATGCTTACGTtcttatctattaaaaaaataataataattattataattataataataataataaaatgaaaaaaaattaaagcaaCGAAGCTATCGAATGCATTACCCACTTAACTCGAACAATTCCGTCGTAATTCGTCGTAGATTATAACGAAttcaatgaatgaatgaataaataaataaataaatttcgttcgCACAAAATTCCATTCAAGTAAACGATTACCAATACGATGTCCTTCCTTCTCGCAAGCAAGTGTGAAATCCTAGAGTTGATTTTCGAGTTTTCTCGAATCGTTCGCCACTATTCGGCAACAGTCGCCAATTTTTGGTGGCACGTTTGACAGTATGGTGGGAGGAAGGGTTTGGTTCAGAGAGGGGATTCAAATTATGATATTAGTATTTCGTATAAGTTTTATAGAAGATTTTTTGCTATGCTCGATTCGTATATAAAGCGGACGATTTCGCCGAAATGACAACTCAGAACAGTTCGAAGCTTCTTCGAGAGATCTTCAAAGccaaaaattaatcaaaattaatttcaacatGAGCCGATTGGTGAGTTCGATGAGGTGACAGTGAAAACGAACGTACTCGATCGCggttttgttaaaaaaaaagaaaaaggagaagaagaaaatctatattgttatcgcgaaaataaatatatatatatttttttttgtctaaaaATAGCTAACCtggatttatatatctaatctcggcgtaaaagaaaaaaagaaagaaaaaagaaaacagaaaaagacgCATGATTAGCCGTGATCATTTACGGTCGTTAGCAATCGTTGGCTGCATCCTTCAAACGTGGCTTAGAAAACGTTACAAAATcttggattttttcttttttttttcgcaataACATCTCGAGCTTCTCCTTGTCGTTCTCTTGTCGAGataaaatacgaagaagagaaaccgATGATCttcattaatattcataaCTCATGGACGCGTACGAatgttccttttaatttttatacgcaACTTGTCCGATGATGTTTTCGTATGGGAATTGACATTTACGAGCTAAGTAGAGTGTATCGtgaaaggagatagaaaaaagagaacgccTAAGatgaagagacaaaaaagaaaatataaaataaataaatgaattcgttgaaaaataaatgtcgcgaatttctcttcgatcgaaaCTAATTTCAAAGTGAAATGTTTTCAGGCAATCGTTTTGTTCGCTCTCGTCTCGGTGGCTTTTACCGCCCCAGTCGACGAGAAGGAACTGATCCGGATCGTGAAACAGAGGGTGGCTGAACCAGCGCCAGATGGTAGCTACAGCTACGAATACGAGACGGCAAATGGCATTCAAGCTGCGGAACAAGCGCAGGTTAATGTCCAGGGTGACGTTCTTCTCAAACAGGTCACCGGTTCTTTCACCTATACTTCCCCCGATGGCACACCGGTCCATGTAACTTATACTGCCGATGCCAACGGATTCCATCCTGAGGGTGAACACTTACCAGTACCACCAGAAGTACCAACTCATGTCCAGAGGGCTCTTGAATACATCGCTGCTCATcctcaagaaaataataccgACAATTAATAACATTGTCCAAtggatctttcttcttcttcttcttctttttcttcttctttttcttcttctttttcttcttcgtcgaaagaaatagaagaatctttttcttcttctctcacgtcttcgtcttctttttctccttcttttcttctgttgttctttctctactcttcctttttaatatctttgcCCAACTCCTATTCAACTTCTACGAGTACTTTACTACAAAGAACACAGGATACCTTATTTGGAACCTTCCTTAAAGAGAGTAGAAGAATCAATGTCTTCGAACTCGATCCTTTTTACGTAGTAATAACTAGccatttattattgtaaacaaTCTCGAGATGTATCTACGTCGTGCCTAGGAATAGGGCAAAGTATGTTACTGTAAATAAACTCGTTTTTGTACACGCAGCTTCGACTAAGTTTTTCATCGTAAACTACCTTCTCTTAGAGTATCCTTGGATTTCTTAACGACGCTACATCGAGCCAAAGTTCGTGTTTGTCACGAACGTTAAAACTTTACCATTTATGATCAAATTAACTAACTCGGTCTATGacgaat is drawn from Vespula pensylvanica isolate Volc-1 chromosome 10, ASM1446617v1, whole genome shotgun sequence and contains these coding sequences:
- the LOC122632370 gene encoding endocuticle structural glycoprotein SgAbd-2-like, whose translation is MHALQVTVCAILVALAAGVPLKEDEVVPILYHNSNGPEPDGSYSYSFETGNGIRVNEQGEPRKSSQKDSESEYALYVQGSFNYPSPDGTPISLNYVADENGFQPQGEHLPTPPPVPEAILRALDYIAAHPEEDKQRK
- the LOC122632371 gene encoding endocuticle structural glycoprotein SgAbd-8-like translates to MSRLAIVLFALVSVAFTAPVDEKELIRIVKQRVAEPAPDGSYSYEYETANGIQAAEQAQVNVQGDVLLKQVTGSFTYTSPDGTPVHVTYTADANGFHPEGEHLPVPPEVPTHVQRALEYIAAHPQENNTDN